The genomic segment GCAGGTGCTGCATCCGCGCGCGGTGCGGCGGCACGTGGCGGGCGGTGCGGACTTCGGGGACCGGCTGACCGGGCACCGGATCGGTCTCGCGCAGCGGCGCGGCAAGTATCTGTGGCTGCCGCTCGCCGACTCCGCGCAGTCCGTCCTGGCCCACCTGGGGATGAGCGGGCAGCTGCTCGTGCAGCCCCACGAGGCGCCGGACGAGAAGCACCTGCGGATCCGGGTGCGCTTCGCGGACGCGCAGGGCACCGAGCTCCGCTTCGTCGACCAGCGCACCTTCGGCGGCCTCTCGCTCCACGACAACACCCCCGACGGGCTGCCCGACGTCATCGCGCACATCGCCCGCGACCCGCTCGACGACGCGTTCGACGACGACGCCTTCCACTCCGCGCTGCGCCGCAGGCGTACGACGATCAAGCGGGCGCTGCTCGACCAGTCGCTGATCAGCGGGGTCGGCAACATCTACGCGGACGAGGCGCTGTGGCGCTCGAAGCTGCACTACGAACGGCCCACCGGCACGTTCACGCGCCCGCGCACGGCCGAACTCCTCGGTCACGTACGGGACGTGATGAACGCGGCCCTGGCCGTCGGCGGCACCAGCTTCGACAGTCTCTACGTCAACGTGAACGGCGAGTCGGGCTACTTCGACCGGTCGCTCGACGCGTACGGCAGGGAGAACGAGCCGTGCCGCCGCTGCGGCGCCGCGATCCGCAGGCGCCCCTGGATGAACAGGTCCAGCTACTTCTGCCCGCGCTGTCAGCGGCCGCCGCGCGTCGCGTCGTAACGCTCCTGCGCCCGCACCACGTCGTCCTGCCGGCTCTCCACGAAGCGGATCAGGCCCAGCAGGCGCTCGGCGACCTCCCGCCCCAGCGGGGTGAGCGCGTAGTCCACGCGCGGCGGGTTGGTCGGCTGCGCGTCGCGGTGCACCAGGCCGTCGCGCTCCAGGGCGTGCAGGGTCTGGGAGAGCATCTTCTCGCTCACGCCGTCGACCCGGCGGCGCAGTTCGTTGAAGCGGAACGTGCCCTCGTGCAGCGCTCCCAGTGTGAGCCCGCCCCAGCGTCCCGTGATGTGCTCCAGCGTGCCCCGCGAGGGGCACTGGCGGGAGAACACGTCGTACGCCAGGTCAGCCGGTTCCCCACCGGCAGTCGGTTCCATGGAGACAGCCTACTCGCGCACAGCGCTTTCGAATAGTTAGTGCAGCTGATTGGTGCGGGAGCGGGTGGAGACCGGCTCAGAAGCCGAAGTCCTGCGTCCACCACGGGCCGCCCGGCGCGAAGTGCGCCCCGACGCCCAGCGTCTTGTAGTCGCAGTTGAGGATGTTGGCGCGGTGGCCCGCGCTGTTCATCCAGGCGTCCATCACCGACTGCGCGTTCGCCTGGCCGCGGGCGATGTTCTCGCCGCCCAGATCCTTTATCCCGGCCTTCTCGGCGCGGTCCCACGGCGTCGCGCCGTCCGGGTCGGTGTGGTCGAAGAAGTCACGCTCGGCCATGTCCGCGCTGAAGTCGCCGGCCAGCGCGGCGAGGCGGTCGTCGGCCCGCACCGGCCGGCAGCCCGCCTGGGCCCGCTCCTGGTTGACCAGGGTGAGCACCGCGGCCTCGGCCGTGCTCTCGTCGGAGGACGACTCGGAGCGGCCCGGCGGCGGAGTCTCCGGCTTCTTCTCGGGCTTGTGGGACGGAGCGGGCTTCGGCTCGCCGCCCTTGTCGGTGTCCCGCTCGGGCGCCTTGGACGACGGCTTCTCGGACGGCTTCTTCGAGGGCTTCGGCTCGGCCTTGGAGGGAGTGGGCTTCGGGGCCTCGGAGCGGCCGGTGCCGCGGCTCGGCGACGGTTCGCCGCGACCGGCCTCGCCGCTCTTGCCGCCCTGGGCGTCCACCTCGGTGGGGACGGCCGCGGAGCGTACCTCGCCGGGGTCGGTCCCGCCGCCGAGCCGGTAGCCGTCACTGCCCGGGAGCACGCCCGCGGCGACCGCGACGGCGCCCATCGCGACGGCGGCGGAGACACCGAGCAGGCCCGTGCGGACGGGGGCGGAGGCACGGCCCTTGCGGCGGTGCGACACCGTTCCCGGGTGGTTCTCAGGGGTGGCGGCGGCGCGGCCGGCGCCGGAGCGTCGGTGGCGTCCCATCTCCTGACCTTTCGTCCTAAGATCAACGTGACTCACCCATATGAGTGAGGCTCATCGATTCGCGACTGTACGCGATGGCGCATGGGGACGAAGTGCTCACAGAGCAATTGGCCGGTTAGCGTGCACCCATGAACGAAGACGTACGACTCACCGCCTGGGTGCGCGGACGCGTGCAGGCCGTGGGATTCCGCTGGTTCACACGGGCCAAGGCCCTGGAGATCGGCGGGCTGAGTGGTTTTGCTCTCAATTTGGAGGACGGCCGCGTCCAGGTCGTCGCCGAAGGGCCCCGGATCGGCTGTCAGGCGCTGCTCGACTGGCTGCGCGAGGGCGACACACCCGGCCGTGTCGACGGAGTCACCGAGATCTGGGACACACCGCGTGGCATATACGAGACCTTCGCCATTCGGTGAGCCTGACCCGGGCGAACGCGGTGGGACGGGCGCGGCGCGGTGCCCGACGAGTGTCCGGGGCAACTGCCTGAGGCAGAAAAAGCCTGGTGGTTGCCAAGAACGGCTTGCCGTGGCAGGCTCCGCAGGTAAGGATGATCTCCACGCCCCCAGGGCCCCGAAGGAGTAGCAGCGCCGCCGGTTTCCAGGCCGCGCGCCCCCGGGTCGCCCGCCAATACGGGGTGTGATCGTGTTGACCGTCAAACTTTTTGGTGAGACTCTGGAAGCCCCGCGCACCTTAGCTGTTTGGCATGTGAGAACGGCCAGCAAGACCCAGCGAAACAATGAGTGCCAAGCACCGCGGGTGCGATTCCCTCACGACCCACACCGCTTCGGTCGGTCACTCAGTGTGGAGGACCATCCATCATGGCAAAGGCGCTTCTCGGTTACGTCGGCGGCAGCGACCCGCGACTCCTCGCCGAGATGCGACGGCTCCAGCAGCGCGTCCAGGATCTCGAATCCGAGCTCGGCCGTATCCAGGCCGAGAACGACGCGCTCGCGGCTGCCGCTTCTCACGAATCGCTCCTGGAGAGCATCGACGTACCCCAGGCGGAGCCTGCGCTCACCTGACCCCTATCCGATCACTGGCACCAGGGCCTTGAGCAGATGAACAAGCGCCCTTAGTACCTCTCGAGTACCCGACAAGTGGTCAGACCGTCAGTGTCGCCCGGCCGCTTGTCCTCAGGTATGCAAGACATTCAAGGGACGCTTCGGCGTCCCTTCTTTCTTGTCCCCCCGTACGCTGCTCCCTTTACCGTCTGATGTGCCCTGCACCTTCATCGGTGAAACGGTCAGTGAAAGGTAGAGTCCGACGGCGTGCATCTCAAGGCCCTGACCCTGCGCGGCTTCAAGTCCTTCGCCTCGGCGACGACACTGAAGTTCGAGCCGGGCATCACCTGCGTCGTCGGACCCAACGGCTCCGGCAAGTCCAACGTCGTGGACGCGCTCAGCTGGGTCATGGGAGAACAGGGCGCCAAATCCCTGCGCGGCGGCAAGATGGAGGACGTCATCTTCGCCGGCACCACCGGGCGGCCCCCGCTCGGACGCGCCGAGGTGTCCCTCACCATCGACAACTCCGACGGCGCGCTGCCCATCGAGTACGCCGAAGTCACCATCACGCGGATCATGTTCCGCAACGGCGGCAGCGAGTACCAGATCAACGGCGACACCTGCCGTCTCCTCGACATCCAGGAACTCCTCTCCGACTCCGGCATCGGCCGCGAGATGCACGTCATCGTCGGGCAGGGGCAGCTCGACGGAGTGCTGCACGCCGACCCGATGGGGCGCCGCGCGTTCATCGAGGAGGCCGCCGGCGTCCTCAAGCACCGCAAGCGCAAGGAGAAGGCGCTGCGCAAGCTGGACGCGATGCAGGCCAACCTCGCCCGCGTCCAGGACCTCACCGACGAACTGCGCCGCCAGCTCAAGCCGCTGGGCCGGCAGGCCGCCGTCGCC from the Streptomyces venezuelae genome contains:
- the mutM gene encoding bifunctional DNA-formamidopyrimidine glycosylase/DNA-(apurinic or apyrimidinic site) lyase; this translates as MPELPEVEVVRRGLERWVSGRVVADVQVLHPRAVRRHVAGGADFGDRLTGHRIGLAQRRGKYLWLPLADSAQSVLAHLGMSGQLLVQPHEAPDEKHLRIRVRFADAQGTELRFVDQRTFGGLSLHDNTPDGLPDVIAHIARDPLDDAFDDDAFHSALRRRRTTIKRALLDQSLISGVGNIYADEALWRSKLHYERPTGTFTRPRTAELLGHVRDVMNAALAVGGTSFDSLYVNVNGESGYFDRSLDAYGRENEPCRRCGAAIRRRPWMNRSSYFCPRCQRPPRVAS
- a CDS encoding winged helix-turn-helix transcriptional regulator → MEPTAGGEPADLAYDVFSRQCPSRGTLEHITGRWGGLTLGALHEGTFRFNELRRRVDGVSEKMLSQTLHALERDGLVHRDAQPTNPPRVDYALTPLGREVAERLLGLIRFVESRQDDVVRAQERYDATRGGR
- a CDS encoding CAP domain-containing protein; translated protein: MGRHRRSGAGRAAATPENHPGTVSHRRKGRASAPVRTGLLGVSAAVAMGAVAVAAGVLPGSDGYRLGGGTDPGEVRSAAVPTEVDAQGGKSGEAGRGEPSPSRGTGRSEAPKPTPSKAEPKPSKKPSEKPSSKAPERDTDKGGEPKPAPSHKPEKKPETPPPGRSESSSDESTAEAAVLTLVNQERAQAGCRPVRADDRLAALAGDFSADMAERDFFDHTDPDGATPWDRAEKAGIKDLGGENIARGQANAQSVMDAWMNSAGHRANILNCDYKTLGVGAHFAPGGPWWTQDFGF
- a CDS encoding acylphosphatase, with product MNEDVRLTAWVRGRVQAVGFRWFTRAKALEIGGLSGFALNLEDGRVQVVAEGPRIGCQALLDWLREGDTPGRVDGVTEIWDTPRGIYETFAIR